The bacterium genomic interval TGCGCATGGGGGCTCCTTCCGGGTCCGCACCGCGTGGCCGAGCCGCGGGCGGCGTCGCCGAACTGAGTAGCGAATTCCGCGGGTCCCCGGACGGTCCGTCCTAGAGGGCGGCCCGCAGCGCCTCGAGCACCTCGAGATCCTCGATCGCCGCGTTGGCGCGACGGAGCAATCCTTCGGCGAGGTCCATGCCGTCGCCGCTCGCGTAGCTGGGCATGAAGGCGAGGAAGGTCGCGATGACGGTGTAGGACGCCTGCAGCCGATGGGCACGCCAGGCATCGTCGATCGACACCTCGACGCCGCCCGCGGCGCGGAGCGCGTCCAGGTAGGTCTGGAGCAGGGCGCGCTCGTTCTTGCGCCGCGCCTCGATGTCGACACTCATCGTCAGGAAGTAGCTCACGTCCCGGAGGTGCGTGCTCGTCTTCGAGAGGCCCCAGTCGAGGAAGCCGACCCGGTCGTCGTCGAGGAAGACGTTGCCGACGTGGAGGTCGCCGTGGATGTAGGTCCGCGGGCCCACGTCCCAGAGCGCGTGGAAGGCGGCGTGATGCTCCACGTACAGCTCGCCGATCGCCTTGTAGGTCTCCGGGAGCGCCTCTGCGTTCTGGTCGAGGACGAAGCGCATCAGGCCGGAGGTCGCTTCGCTTCCGGGGGTGCGGTCGGGCTGCCGCAGCCAGGGGGCGACCTCGTCGCGCGCGGCGTCGCGCTCGAAGCGCGCGTGGAATCGGGCCAGCTCTTCCAGGGCCTTCGCCGCGGCGTCTGCGGGGATCCCCCATTCCCCCTGCGAGAAGCGGCAGCCGCTCGTCGTGAGATCTTCGAGCAGGAGCGCGAAGTCGTCGCCTTCCGCGCCGGCGAAGTAGCAGCGGGGGACACGCAGGTCGATCGTTCCCGAGACGTCCGCGAAGAACTGTGCTTCGCGCTCGCCCATTCCGATGGCGCCGATCATCGCGCGGTGTCCCTCGTCGAGCGGGGCGAGCTTCACGAAGAGCGACGCCGGTCCCGCGCCGTCCTGCTCGTAGGTGAGGCCGATGCGTGCGCGTTGATTGGTCGAGAACGCGTGGTCGAGGAGCTCGACCGACGCCACGGGGGCGTCGAGGATCCCGCTCAGCCAGGCGGGCGTCAGGTCGTCGGGATGGGCGGGGAGGGCGGATCGTTTCGTTTCGGTCATCGGAATTCCATCAATGGGAGGCGGTCCGCGAGTATCGCTGTCTCGACGGTTCCCGCCATCCGGGCGCCGAGGGCGCCCTGACCGGGCGTCCCTGCGCTTCGGAGCGAACGTCCGTCGAATGCGCGACGATCGCGTCGTCATGAGCGAACCGAAGCACCACGAAGCCATCGTGATCGGCGCCGGCGTCTCCGGCATCTACCAGATCAAGCGCCTGACCGATCTCGGGCTCGATGCGATCCTGCTCGAGGCGGACGACGACCTCGGCGGGACCTGGTACCGCAATCGCTACCCCGGCTGCCGCTTCGATTCAGAGAGCTACAGCTACGGCTACTCCTTCTCGAAGGAGCTGCTGGACGAGTGGCACTGGAAGGAGCGGTTCTCCCCCCAGCCGGAGAATCTCCGCTACCTGAACTTCGTCGCGGACAAGTTCGATCTGCGTCGGCACATGCGCTTCGGCGCGCGCGTCACCACGATGACCTGGGACGACGACGCTCGCACCTGGCGGATCGATCTCGACGACGGCGAGGCCTTTACGGCGCGTTTCGTGATCACCGCCCTCGGCCCCCTGTCGGCCCCGACCCCGCCTCGCTACGCCGGGATGGACGACTACGCGGGCGACGCCTTCCATACCTACTACTGGCCGAAGGAGGAGGTTCCGCTCGCAGGACGCCGTGTCGGCGTGATCGGGACCGGGGCGACCGGGATCCAGGTGATCGCCGAGATCGCGGACAAGGTCGACGAGCTCTTCGTCTTCCAGCGGCGCCCGAACTGGAGCGCGCCGCTCGGCAATTCGCCGATCTCCGAGGAGGAGATGGCGGAGATCCGCGCCAGCTACGACGAGATCTTCGCGAACTGCAAGAAGACGGTCGGGGGCTTCGTCCATCTCCCGGATCGGCGCGGGTTCCACAACCTGACGCCGGAGGAGCGTCGGGCCCATTGGGACGAGCTCTACGACACGCCCGGCTTCGCGCTCCTGGCGGGCAACTTCGCCGAGGTCTTCCTCGAGGAGGAAGCCAACAAGGAGATGTCCGACTACATCGCCGATCGGATCCGCGAGCGCGTCGACGATCCCGAGGTCGCCGAGAAGCTGATTCCCAAGGACCACGGCTTCGGTATCCAGCGGCTGCCTCTCGAGACGAACTATTTCGAGGCATACAACCGCGACAACGTCCACCTGGTCGATCTCTCCGAGGCGCCGATCGAACGCTTCACGCGCACGGGGATCCAGACGGCGGCCGAGCACTACGACCTCGATCTGATCGTTCTGGCGACGGGGTTCAACGTCGTCGTCGGCTCCTTCGACAAGATCGAGATCCAGGGAGTCGGTGGCGTGCGCCTCCAGGACGTGTGGAGCGAGGGGCCGACGACGTCGTACGGGTTCTTGACCCACGGCTTCCCGAACCTGCTCATGGTCGCGGGGCCCCAGAGCGTCTCGGGGTCGACGAATTTCCCGCGCGCGATCGAGGACGGCGTCGACTGGGTGACCGGGCTCGTCGAATACATGGAACGCGAGGGGCTCACCCGGGTCGAGTCGCGGCGAGAGATCGAGAAGGCCTGGCACGAGGAGGTCGTCGCGTCCTACGAGCGGATGCTCGTTCGCAACAGCAAGGGCTGGTTCGGGGGCTACAACTCGAACGTGGAAGGGCACGGCGCCGGATCGTTCCACTACATCGCCTACTTCGGCGGCGCGCCTCGATACCGGAAGCTGGTGACGGCGATCGCCGAGGCGGGCTACCGCGAGTTCGACCTGGCCTAGGCGAGTCCGGCGACCGGCGCGTCGGTTCCGGGCATCGAAGCCCTTCGTCGACCGGCTCGCGGTGCGAAACCGGATTCGGGGCGTCCGCGCGTGCGCCGAGCCCGTCTCGTGGCCGGCTGGAGGCGAGGCGGAATGCCTCTAGGCGGTGCATGTCGAGGCTCGGCCGCGCTGGTATCCTCGACCGTCCGCCGGGCGACCCGAACCGACGTCGATCAGAGGTCGCCGTCCGGCTCCAGAAAACGAATGTGCAGGAGTGAAGCATGGCCAGCGGAAACGGAAGCAACGATTCGGTCGAGGAGTTCGACGTCCTGATCATCGGCGCCGGAGTCAGCGGGCTCTACGCGGTCCACCACTTCCGCGAGATGGGGCTCTCCGTGCGGGCCTACGACGGCGCCAAGGACGTGGGCGGGACCTGGTGGTACAACTGCTACCCGGGTGCGCGCGTCGACGGCCCCGGTAGCCCCTACTACTGCTACACGTTCTCCGACGAGCTGATGGAAGAGTGGGACTGGAAGGAGACCCAGTCCGAAGGCTCCGACGTGCTCGAGTACATCGACCACGTCGCGAGCAAGTTCGATCTCCGTCGCGACATCCGGTTCGAGACCTGGGTCGAAGACGCGCGCTACGACGAAGCGACCCAGCGCTGGACGATCGAGACGAGTCGCGGAGAGCGTGCTTCCGGACGCTTTCTGATCTGTGCGAGCGGCGCGCTCTCGACGACGAACATGCCCAACTACGAGGGCATCGACTCCTTCACCGGCGAGATCTACCACACCGGCAAGTGGCCCCACGAAGACGTCTCCTTCGAGGGGAAGCGCGTCGCGGTGATGGGGACCGGATCATCCGGCATCCAGGCGATCCCGGAGATCGCGAAGACCGCGGACCACGTGACCGTGCTCCAGCGGACGGCGCAGTTCGCCTTCCCGGCCGGCAATCGTCCGCTGACGGACGAGGATCGCGCGAATGCGCGCAAGGCCTGGGAAGAGACGAAGGCCATGATGGTCGCGCATCCCGGCGGCTTCCCGCACGAGGGCAACGAGCGTGCGGCCCTCGACTACACCGAGGAAGAGCGCCAGGCCCACTTCGAGAAGCTCTGGAAGATCGGCAGCTTCCACTTCTTCCTGAACGGATACAACGACGTCGCGACGAGCGAAGAGGCCAACGCTTCGCTCTCGAACTTCGTGCGCGGGAAGATCCGGGAGATCGTGAAGGATCCCGAGACGGCCGAGAAGCTGATGCCCGACCACTACGTGATGACCAAGCGGCCGATCCTCGAGGACGGGTACTGGCAGGCGTACAACAGGGACAACGTCGATCTCGTCGACCTGCGCGAGGACCCGATCGAGCGCTTCACCGAGAACAGCGTCGTGACCGCCGCGAGCGGCGAGCACCCGATCGACATGCTCGTCCTCGCGACGGGCTTCGACGCGATCAGCGGCACTCTGCTCAAGCTCAACCCGAAGGGCCGCGGCGGCGTCCCCCTGAAGGAGCGGTGGACCGAACGCTTCCACAACTACCTGGGTATGGTCGTCAAGGACTTCCCGAACCTGTTCATGATCCACGGCCCCGGCTCCCCCGGCGTCTTCTACAACATGCCCCTCGGCGCCGAGCGGCAGATGGGCTGGATCGGCGAGTTCATCCGCCATCAGGAGAAGCACGGCCTCGGCGCCGCGGAGCCCAAGCCGGAGAGCGAAGAGGCCTGGGGCAACGAGGTCCAGGGGATCGCGAACGCCACGCTCTTCCCCAAGACCGACTCCTGGTGGACCGGCGCGAACGTCGAAGGCAAGCCCCGGTACTTCTCCGCCTACCTGGGCGGCGGGATCTACTACATGCGTCTCGCGGACGTGGCCTCGAAGGGGTACGAGGGCTTCGACTTCGAAGAGGCGCGTTGTGAGCGATCGCCTGCCGGATCCGGGCTGAGCGGGGAGCGTGGGCCGAGTCGGCTCAATCGCCGATCGACGAGGCAGATTCTCCGCGTCGCCGCAGGCCGACCGTGAGGAGCGTCGTGACGACGGCGACCGCACCGGCCGCCAGCGCCCCGGGCTCCGGGATCATCACGACTTCCGCCACGCAGTTGTTCGACTCGTCGCCTTCGCGCACGAGATCGAGCGAGTCGGCGCAGGTGATGAAGTGGAATTCGCCGGGTGCGCCGTCGACCTCGCTCGGAACGGCCGCGTTCTGCGGCGTGCAGTCATCGCTCCCGGCATTCCCGATCGCGTCGACGAAGCACTCGGCCAGCGTCGTGTCCTCCGCGTCGAGCACCGCATCCGCCGAGAGGTGGAAGCGGACCTGTGACGGGCCGGCGTCGAGCACGCCCGCGTTGGACACGCGGGTCGTGAGCGCGAGGGGCGCCCCGAGCTCCACCTGCGCCGGCGCCGTGAGCGCGGGGAGCAGGTCGGGCTGCTGATCCGGGTCGCAGACGTCGCCGAGCGCGTCGCCGTCTGCGTTCTCCTGGCCGGGGTCCGGGATCGACGGGCAGAGATCGACCGCGTCGCCGATCCCGTCCTCGTCCGAGTCCAGCCGCGTGACGCCCCCGCTCGAATCGAAGAGCACGTCGTCGATCCAGCTGACGAGCAGGGCGTCCGCGTCGTCGTCGACGGCGAGCGTGCCTCGCGCCATCCGGATCGTCTCGTCGGTCGACCCGACACGGAGCGAGAGGACACTGTTCGTGTGGTCACCCGGCTCGACCAGGAAGGGCGATGGGAGGCCGAGGTCGTTTCGAATCGGCGTCCGATCGATCAGGTTCATGTCCGCCAGGAGGAGGTCCCGTCGGAGATTCATGCTTGTCGTACCGATCCCGGGCTGATGGCACGTGGCGCAATTCACGTCGAGGTAGTCCCGCGCACGGGTCGCGATCGAGGCCGAGGCGTCGTGGATCGCGGCGAGGCGGTCGTAGAAGGCCGCCTGCCCGAGGTCCGTATCGAAGAGACCGAGGCAGTTCCACGTCTCGAGCTGGTTGGCCGGGACGCCCTCGTGATCGAGGGGGCCGTTCAGCTGGACGGTGCGGACGCCGAGAACGCGTCCTGCCGGCGCCGAGTGGCATTCGAGGCAATTCGACGGGGACGGATGGATCCACGTCTGCGATCCGCCGCCGGCCAGCGAGATCTCCTCCCGCACCTCGTCCACGAGCAGGCTCGCTTCGGTGCCGCTCGCATTCCAGCGGTAGGTGAAACCGATCCAGCCGTCGTTCTGGCGGAGCATGATCCGCGTCTCGAGTCGACGCGGCGTCGTGCCCGGCTGCTCGAGCTCGAAGTGCTTCACGAAGACGGTCCCGACCGGGAAGGTCCAGGGCGCATCGGGATCGAACTGGATGCGCTCGGTTCCGGGCAGCGCCATCCAGCGGATCTTCGCTGCGCCGTCGCTCCAGAGGGGCGTGTTCACTTCGTATTCGATCAGGCCCGGCGCGGGCGTGAGCGAGCCGACGTCGCTGAAGAGCCCGGTCTCGGAGAGTGTCTGTGGGTAGTCGCCGATCATCGTGGGATCGGAAGCGGCGGCCGTCCCGATGATCGAGTTGTAGTAGTTCCAGAAGAGGAGCTCGCCGGATTCGTCCTCGCCGAACGAGGAGATCCCGCCGACGTCGAAGAGCTCCTCGTACACGCCGAGACCCGTTCCCGGATCCCGGGTCGTGCGATCCCAGGCGAACACCTTGCCCGAGAAGTCGCCGAACACGTACTGGCCCTGGAGCGAAGCGATCGTTCCGCGATAGACGTAGCCGCCGACGACGGCGAAGCCGACGTCGCGCGTGACGTACTCGAGGTCGGGACGATGCTGCTCGCCGTCGCATCCGCCGGGCGTCACCTCGCGCGTCCCCTCGCAGTCCGGCCAGCCGAAGTCGCGTCCGCCCGGCGTACCGGCCGGGACCCGGTTGACCTCTTCGACCTCTACGCCGCCGACGTCGCCGATCCAGAGGTCGCCGCCCCCCTCGAGATCGAACGAGAAGCGCCAGGGGTTGCGGAAGCCGATGAACCAGACGGGATTGCCGAAGGGGTTGTCGGCGGGGATTCCCGGAGAGAACTCGCTGCCCGAGTCGACGTCGATCCGGAGGAGCTTGCCGTTCAGCACGTTCGGGTCTCTCGAGAGCTCGCGCTGGCCGACGTCGCCGGTCGAGACGTAGAGGTAGCCATCCGGACCGAAGGCGAGCATGCCGCCGTTGTGGAACTGGTCCGAGCCGGGCCGAGGGATCTCGAGGACGACGTAGGCGGACTCGGGCAGGGCACGATCGGGGTTCGTGGGGTCGATCTGGTAGCGGACGATTCGTGCGCAGCGGGCAGACTGGTCGCAGGTCGGAGACTCCGCGGTGTAGTGGACGAAGAACAGGCCGTTCTCCGCGAAGTCGGGATGGAACGCGAGCCCGAGCAGGCCCTCCTCGGTGTCCGAGCTGTCGATGCGTTCGGCGATCTCGAGCACCGTCGAGAGGTCGGAGACGGTCACGTCCGGCTGATTCGGGATCGACCAGAGCGTGCCGAAGTGACCGAGGAGGAAGAGGCGGTTCGTGCCGTCGGGCGGGGCGGCGACGAAGTCGAGTCGCTGCGTCCCCGCGCCGTTCCAGAGCGGGAACGAGCCCGAGAAGACGAGGTCCTCTTCGACCAACGCGCCGTCGAGGGGGAAGCTGTGCCCGGCGAAGGGAATTCGCGTCTCGGGGGAACAGACGGATTGCGCAAGCGCCTGCGGCGTCGCGAGCAGCAGCGTCGCGGCGAGGAGGACGAGCGTCGCGTGCACCGCGAGGCGGAAGGAGGCGACGACGCTGGGAGGACGAGCCGGGCAGGGGGACATGGTCGACGGGCCTCTTTCTCGGCCGTGCGGGGGGTGTCGAGGCTGGACCGGGACCCACCCTGACGCGGTGCGACGGGTCAGCTCGTCTCGTCGCCCGGGAGAAGGTCCCGGATCGGACGATCGGCGAGCTCGTGGAGTGGGTCGCCGTCCATCGGTCGGACTGTATCTCCCGCGGCGGTCGAATTCGGTGGAGATGCGTCGAAGAACGTCGCTTCCGTACGGGGCACGCATCGCGTTTTCTCGAAGTGGAAGCGCACGGGGCGATCTGCGCAGTGGAGTGCCCGGACTGGCGGTGTCGTGTACTCCGCGAGGCCCCGAAGGTCTCCTTGCCCGGTCCGCCGGGGTCGGTCGCGTCGGCGGCCCCGCCTGCGTTCGCGCGCGTATCCGATCGGCTCGCGAAATTTATATACATCGATGTATGTATTATGATAGCCTCCCGCCATGGCTCCCCGAACCCAGGCCGATCGATCCGCCGCAACGCGCGGCGCCTTGATCGACGCGACCCTCGCGCTCCTCGTCGAACGCGGCTGGGCCGGGATCACGTCCGTGGCCGTCTGCGAACGTGCGGGGCTGACGCGAGGCGCCTTCGTCCACCACTTCGAGGGCCTTCCGGACCTCTTCGCCGCCGCCCTCGAGCGCCGATACGCGGACCTCTCGGCGACTGCGCCCGGCGACTCGCCGGTCACGTCGATCGTCGAGCTGGTGGACGACATGTGGGCGCGCGTGGTCGCGACCGACTTCAAGGTCGTGATCGAGGCGTGGCTCGCGGCGGCGAACGATCCGTCGCTACGTGACGCGATCGGACCGGTCGTGGAGCGCTTCTCGAAGCTCGTCCAGCCGGAGGTCCGGTCCGACCTGCTGCCGGACGACGAGGCGCAGGCGTTCTTTCTCATGGTGCGCGAGACGCTGATCGGTCTGGCGGTCGGTCGCGCGACGAATCGCGGCCGTCCCGTGGCCCACGAAGCCACGGTCCTCGAACACCTGGCGCGGCTCGCGCGCGAACACGACGACCGCCGCGAGCGGCCGTCGCGCGATCACGTCGCCCCCGTCGAACGGGCGCGACCGGAGGACGAACGATGAGCGCAGCCCACGCGCCCGTGGACGGATCCGAGACGAAGACCGGCTACTCGGTCTGCACCATCTGCGACATCGGGTGCCAGCTCCGCTCCGAGTCCCGGGACGGCAAGCTCGTCCGGATCAAGGCGCACGACTCACCCGCCGTCGCCCGCAACATCTGTTACAAGGGAACCGCCGCACCCCACATCCACGATCACGCGGATCGCCTCCGGGTCCCGCTGAAGCGCGTCGGCGAGCGGGGCGAGGATCGCTGGGAGGAGATCTCCTACGCGCAGGCCATGGACGAGATCGCCGAGCGACTCGGCTGCGTCGTCGACACCTACGGCCCGGAAGCCTTCGCGGTCTCGACCTCCGGCTGGAACACGCAGACGACCCACGGTCTCGATCGTCGCTTCATGAACCTGCTCGGATCGCCGAACTGGACCTCCGGCGTGTCGCTCTGCGCCGGCAACACCGCGGCCGTGAACCGCCTCACCTACGGCTGGTTCCCCTTCCCGGACATCGGTAACGCCAGCTGCATCGTGCTCCTCGGCCACAACCCGCGAAAGCACTCCTGGACGCCGATCTTCAACCAGATCGAGTCCGCCCGAAAGCGTGGCGCGGAGACGATCGTCGTCGACCCGCGGGTCTCGAGTCAGGCCGAGCGCGCGACCCTCCATCTCCAGATCAAGGCCGGTACCGACGCCGCGCTCCTGCTCGGCTGGACGAAGGTCATCATCGACGAAGGGCTCTACGACAAGGACTTCGTCCGGGATTGGTGCGTCGGCTTCGACGAGCTGAGCGAGCGGGTCGACGAGTATCCCCTCGCCCGCGTGGCCGAGATCACCGGCGTCGACGCCGAGTCGATCGCGCGAGCGGCACGCATGTACGCGGCGGCGGACGGCGCCGTGATCCCGTGGACGCCGATCACCGACCAGCAGATCGACTCGACCTCGAGCATCCGCCTCCAGGCGATCCTGCGCGCGATCACCGGCAACCTCGACGTGGTCGGCGGCGAGACCCTCGGCGGCCTCCACCCCGGCTACCGGACCGAGGCCGATCTCCAGCTCCACGACGCGATCTCGCCTGCGCAGCGCGCCAAGCAGCTCGGCTACGAGAAGCATCCGGTCTACACGTACCGGACGGCCGAGATCCTGCGCCC includes:
- a CDS encoding ecdysteroid 22-kinase family protein, whose amino-acid sequence is MTETKRSALPAHPDDLTPAWLSGILDAPVASVELLDHAFSTNQRARIGLTYEQDGAGPASLFVKLAPLDEGHRAMIGAIGMGEREAQFFADVSGTIDLRVPRCYFAGAEGDDFALLLEDLTTSGCRFSQGEWGIPADAAAKALEELARFHARFERDAARDEVAPWLRQPDRTPGSEATSGLMRFVLDQNAEALPETYKAIGELYVEHHAAFHALWDVGPRTYIHGDLHVGNVFLDDDRVGFLDWGLSKTSTHLRDVSYFLTMSVDIEARRKNERALLQTYLDALRAAGGVEVSIDDAWRAHRLQASYTVIATFLAFMPSYASGDGMDLAEGLLRRANAAIEDLEVLEALRAAL
- a CDS encoding NAD(P)/FAD-dependent oxidoreductase is translated as MSEPKHHEAIVIGAGVSGIYQIKRLTDLGLDAILLEADDDLGGTWYRNRYPGCRFDSESYSYGYSFSKELLDEWHWKERFSPQPENLRYLNFVADKFDLRRHMRFGARVTTMTWDDDARTWRIDLDDGEAFTARFVITALGPLSAPTPPRYAGMDDYAGDAFHTYYWPKEEVPLAGRRVGVIGTGATGIQVIAEIADKVDELFVFQRRPNWSAPLGNSPISEEEMAEIRASYDEIFANCKKTVGGFVHLPDRRGFHNLTPEERRAHWDELYDTPGFALLAGNFAEVFLEEEANKEMSDYIADRIRERVDDPEVAEKLIPKDHGFGIQRLPLETNYFEAYNRDNVHLVDLSEAPIERFTRTGIQTAAEHYDLDLIVLATGFNVVVGSFDKIEIQGVGGVRLQDVWSEGPTTSYGFLTHGFPNLLMVAGPQSVSGSTNFPRAIEDGVDWVTGLVEYMEREGLTRVESRREIEKAWHEEVVASYERMLVRNSKGWFGGYNSNVEGHGAGSFHYIAYFGGAPRYRKLVTAIAEAGYREFDLA
- a CDS encoding NAD(P)/FAD-dependent oxidoreductase; this encodes MASGNGSNDSVEEFDVLIIGAGVSGLYAVHHFREMGLSVRAYDGAKDVGGTWWYNCYPGARVDGPGSPYYCYTFSDELMEEWDWKETQSEGSDVLEYIDHVASKFDLRRDIRFETWVEDARYDEATQRWTIETSRGERASGRFLICASGALSTTNMPNYEGIDSFTGEIYHTGKWPHEDVSFEGKRVAVMGTGSSGIQAIPEIAKTADHVTVLQRTAQFAFPAGNRPLTDEDRANARKAWEETKAMMVAHPGGFPHEGNERAALDYTEEERQAHFEKLWKIGSFHFFLNGYNDVATSEEANASLSNFVRGKIREIVKDPETAEKLMPDHYVMTKRPILEDGYWQAYNRDNVDLVDLREDPIERFTENSVVTAASGEHPIDMLVLATGFDAISGTLLKLNPKGRGGVPLKERWTERFHNYLGMVVKDFPNLFMIHGPGSPGVFYNMPLGAERQMGWIGEFIRHQEKHGLGAAEPKPESEEAWGNEVQGIANATLFPKTDSWWTGANVEGKPRYFSAYLGGGIYYMRLADVASKGYEGFDFEEARCERSPAGSGLSGERGPSRLNRRSTRQILRVAAGRP
- a CDS encoding PQQ-dependent sugar dehydrogenase, with the translated sequence MSPCPARPPSVVASFRLAVHATLVLLAATLLLATPQALAQSVCSPETRIPFAGHSFPLDGALVEEDLVFSGSFPLWNGAGTQRLDFVAAPPDGTNRLFLLGHFGTLWSIPNQPDVTVSDLSTVLEIAERIDSSDTEEGLLGLAFHPDFAENGLFFVHYTAESPTCDQSARCARIVRYQIDPTNPDRALPESAYVVLEIPRPGSDQFHNGGMLAFGPDGYLYVSTGDVGQRELSRDPNVLNGKLLRIDVDSGSEFSPGIPADNPFGNPVWFIGFRNPWRFSFDLEGGGDLWIGDVGGVEVEEVNRVPAGTPGGRDFGWPDCEGTREVTPGGCDGEQHRPDLEYVTRDVGFAVVGGYVYRGTIASLQGQYVFGDFSGKVFAWDRTTRDPGTGLGVYEELFDVGGISSFGEDESGELLFWNYYNSIIGTAAASDPTMIGDYPQTLSETGLFSDVGSLTPAPGLIEYEVNTPLWSDGAAKIRWMALPGTERIQFDPDAPWTFPVGTVFVKHFELEQPGTTPRRLETRIMLRQNDGWIGFTYRWNASGTEASLLVDEVREEISLAGGGSQTWIHPSPSNCLECHSAPAGRVLGVRTVQLNGPLDHEGVPANQLETWNCLGLFDTDLGQAAFYDRLAAIHDASASIATRARDYLDVNCATCHQPGIGTTSMNLRRDLLLADMNLIDRTPIRNDLGLPSPFLVEPGDHTNSVLSLRVGSTDETIRMARGTLAVDDDADALLVSWIDDVLFDSSGGVTRLDSDEDGIGDAVDLCPSIPDPGQENADGDALGDVCDPDQQPDLLPALTAPAQVELGAPLALTTRVSNAGVLDAGPSQVRFHLSADAVLDAEDTTLAECFVDAIGNAGSDDCTPQNAAVPSEVDGAPGEFHFITCADSLDLVREGDESNNCVAEVVMIPEPGALAAGAVAVVTTLLTVGLRRRGESASSIGD
- a CDS encoding TetR/AcrR family transcriptional regulator, whose protein sequence is MAPRTQADRSAATRGALIDATLALLVERGWAGITSVAVCERAGLTRGAFVHHFEGLPDLFAAALERRYADLSATAPGDSPVTSIVELVDDMWARVVATDFKVVIEAWLAAANDPSLRDAIGPVVERFSKLVQPEVRSDLLPDDEAQAFFLMVRETLIGLAVGRATNRGRPVAHEATVLEHLARLAREHDDRRERPSRDHVAPVERARPEDER
- a CDS encoding molybdopterin-dependent oxidoreductase gives rise to the protein MSAAHAPVDGSETKTGYSVCTICDIGCQLRSESRDGKLVRIKAHDSPAVARNICYKGTAAPHIHDHADRLRVPLKRVGERGEDRWEEISYAQAMDEIAERLGCVVDTYGPEAFAVSTSGWNTQTTHGLDRRFMNLLGSPNWTSGVSLCAGNTAAVNRLTYGWFPFPDIGNASCIVLLGHNPRKHSWTPIFNQIESARKRGAETIVVDPRVSSQAERATLHLQIKAGTDAALLLGWTKVIIDEGLYDKDFVRDWCVGFDELSERVDEYPLARVAEITGVDAESIARAARMYAAADGAVIPWTPITDQQIDSTSSIRLQAILRAITGNLDVVGGETLGGLHPGYRTEADLQLHDAISPAQRAKQLGYEKHPVYTYRTAEILRPYMKKVWGREWVDQVMGCHMANPSELFRAMAEGDPYPVKAFFALGNNALLSYPNQHQIHEGMLNQDLIVAHEIFMTPTAMLADYVMPGDVFSERNHVADSWSWSNRLSLSEAVAKPPEEASSTFRFWTDLAHRMGLAEHFPWQTLEDVIDHRLEPSGKTFEAFRATTVMDFPVPAFRKYRKTGFATPSGKVELASSILEDLGFDPVPYHRPAPSTSAEYPYLVFSGVREDPFFQTGQRNVGVLRRRCPAPRFFLHPEDALRDGFVEGDWARLETAHGAVHAKVSLREEMRRGHLRVPHGWWYPETRGGDVALAGAFVSSDAVLTADTDDLIDYEQGIPHFRGYPGRLVACDPPAGMSKTTLEG